From one Lolium rigidum isolate FL_2022 chromosome 4, APGP_CSIRO_Lrig_0.1, whole genome shotgun sequence genomic stretch:
- the LOC124648830 gene encoding glycine-rich cell wall structural protein 2-like, which produces MATKLAALGFVVLLSIGFTNASRMLASSSSASGGGGGGGGGGGSDGGSGWGSGGGKGGGSGYGETYTYGGRQQNYAQGAGGGGGEGTGGGSKGGAGSGSGSGFGSGTGASGSASAPTGNGYANANGNGGGEGQGAGADGTSGKGSGEGGGQGSGESGVALAPAPAAGGVGYSMLVAVVLVVAAETMEMEVAKELELGRLPADDTSEVALVDRGSGDGGGIVKGVAQGPSVGVGSGSGSGGGQTGSSGTSGSGYATGEGAGGGGGAGADPSQTLRPCIQDLYLCAGKSVKYLWLLLTLFVWEGVRNQTEGALPASFLYLPLAGRLCASNERPE; this is translated from the exons ATGGCTACTAAGCTTGCAGCTCTTGGCTTTGTTGTCCTCCTAAGCATTGGGTTCACCAATGCTTCGAGGATGCTCGCTAGCTCATCCAGTGcatccggaggaggaggtgggggagGCGGTGGAGGCGGTAGTGATGGTGGGAGTGGTTGGGGCTCAGGAGGTGGAAAAGGTGGTGGCTCGGGATATGGTGAAACCTATACATATGGCGGTAGACAACAAAACTATGCCCAGGGAGCTGgtgggggaggaggagaaggcaccGGTGGTGGTTCAAAGGGTGGAGCCGGATCTGGTTCCGGGTCTGGCTTTGGATCCGGCACTGGTGCGAGTGGTTCAGCATCAGCCCCTACCGGGAATGGGTATGCcaatgctaatggtaatggtggtGGTGAAGGCCAAGGTGCTGGTGCCGATGGGACTAGCGGAAAAGGGTCTGGGGAGGGCGGCGGTCAAGGAAGTGGTGAGAGTGGTGTAGCACTAGCACCGGCTCCTGCTGCTGGTGGTGTCGGCTACTCGATGCTGGTGGCGGTGGtactggtggtggcggcggagacAATGGAAATGGAGGTGGCAAAGGAGCTGGAGTTGGGCAGGCTGCCAGCCGACGACACTTCGGAGGTAGCGCTAGTGGACAGGGGTAGTGGCGACGGTGGTGGGATTGTTAAGGGTGTCGCTCAAGGTCCAAGTGTCGGTGTTGGGAGTGGTTCTGGCTCCGGAGGTGGACAGACGGGAAGCTCTGGTACTTCTGGTTCAGGCTATGCAACCGGAGAAGgagctggcggtggtggtggcgcgg GTGCCGACCCGTCCCAAACCTTGAGGCCCTGTATTCAGGATTTGTATCTTTGTGCGGGCAAGAGTGTAAAATATCTTTGGTTGCTTTTGACACTCTTCGTATGGGAAGGCGTCAGGAATCAG ACGGAGGGGGCACTACCTGCTTCATTCCTCTACCTGCCTCTTGCCGGGAGACTCTGTGCATCGAATGAGAGGCCTGAATGA